The stretch of DNA CGGCAGCGGCGTCGCGCCGCTGCCCGGCCAAGAGCGGTCGATTGCCGCCGGCGAATTCATCCTGGGCGAAAACAGCGAAACCGGCGCGCCGGTCGCAATGCCGGAGCCGCCCGAGCTGGGCCGCAACGGTTCGTTCGTGGTGCTGCGCAAATATGAAAGCCAGGCGGGCGCCTTCAATGACTTTGTGCGCAGTCAGGCGCAAGATGAAAAAGCGCAAGACCTGCTGGCGGCCAAGCTGGTCGGCCGCTGGCGCAGCGGCGCGCCGTTGACGCTGGCGCCTGAGCAGGACGACCCGGCACTCGGCGCCGATCCAAAGCGCAACAACGATTTCGATTTTTCCAAAGATCCGCGCGGCCTGATGTGCCCACACGCAGCGCACATGCGCCGCCTGAATCCGCGCGACAGCCAGCTGACCATCCTGACCGACGTCAACATCCACCGCATCATCCGCCGCTCATCGACCTTCGGCCCGAAATGGCGGCCCGAGCTGACCGCCAGCGACGACCACGGCGAGCGCGGCATCTTCTTCATCTTCATCAGCGCGCGCGCCTACGACACTATCGAATTCTTCCAGCAGGAATGGATCAACCGCGGCAACTTCATCGACCTGGCCACCGAACGCGATCCGATGGTGGGACTGCACGAGACGCCGGGCAGCTTCACCATCCCGGAAACGCCAGTGCGCCGGCGTGTCGATGGCATCACCACCTTCAACCAGCTGCGCGGCGGCGAATACCTGTTCATGCCGTCGTTGAGCGCTTTGAAATGGATCGCCGAAG from Duganella dendranthematis encodes:
- a CDS encoding Dyp-type peroxidase, with amino-acid sequence MTFLTDLKARFVREHVTLALDDIQALILRARPEPYVGIHAMLHIDDAAGGRDLIRRMAEHIPSAAGWTDDRDAWMGMALSFQGLKALGVPESSLSSFPLPFQQGMAARAEQLRDVGSNAPEHWDDAFQPGTCHIALTIYARDEAALDIAIEKAMGELDRSHGVTLVGKHAFGADEEAKNPFGFRDSISQPAIAGSGVAPLPGQERSIAAGEFILGENSETGAPVAMPEPPELGRNGSFVVLRKYESQAGAFNDFVRSQAQDEKAQDLLAAKLVGRWRSGAPLTLAPEQDDPALGADPKRNNDFDFSKDPRGLMCPHAAHMRRLNPRDSQLTILTDVNIHRIIRRSSTFGPKWRPELTASDDHGERGIFFIFISARAYDTIEFFQQEWINRGNFIDLATERDPMVGLHETPGSFTIPETPVRRRVDGITTFNQLRGGEYLFMPSLSALKWIAEAH